One region of Rana temporaria chromosome 11, aRanTem1.1, whole genome shotgun sequence genomic DNA includes:
- the LOC120916871 gene encoding mucin-17-like, whose amino-acid sequence MSPPTIPKTSDYVYYDSGSLDIDSATQSVTGTENPTMSPPTMTKTSDYNSGSLHINNTTPSVTGTEGPGVSPPTLTETSDYDSERLDKDGATHLVIDTEGPSVSPPTMTETRDYNSGNQAIDGTNPSVTGTEGPSVSPPTITETIDYNSGSLHIDNTTPSVTGTEGPGVSPPTMTETSDYNSGSQAIDGTNPLVTGTEGPSVSPPTKTETIDYNSGSLHIDNTTPSVTGTEGPGVSPPTLTETSDYDSERLDKDSATRSVTDTKGSRMLPPMIKNRDHVLGSLDKDSATRSVTDTKGSRMLPPMTENRDHVLGSLDKDSANRSVTDTKGSRMLPPMTENRDHVLGSLDKDSANRSVTDTKGSRMLPPMTENRDHVLGSLDKDSANRSVTDTKGSRMLPPMTENRDHVLGSLDKDSANRSVTDTKGSRMLPPMTENRDHVLGSLDIHSTTPSVTATEGFGMSSPTTNETSTSNSGIPVTSPSMISQIMRNTNFILLVGVCLLILIIVSIIGSFVGIWYCWDRPRDMERIKKMEEGLALAQRLAA is encoded by the exons ATGTCTCCACCAACAATACCTAAGACCAGTGACTATGTTTACTATGATTCCGGAAGCCTAGATATAGATAGTGcaacccagtcagtcactggcaCTGAGAACCCAACAATGTCTCCACCAACAATGACTAAGACCAGTGACTACAATTCGGGAAGCCTACATATAAATAATACAACCCCTTCAGTCACTGGCACGGAGGGCCCCGGGGTGTCTCCTCCAACATTGACTGAGACCAGTGACTATGATTCGGAACGCCTAGACAAAGATGGCGCAACCCATTTAGTCATTGACACTGAGGGACCCAGCGTGTCTCCACCAACAATGACTGAGACCCGTGACTACAATTCGGGAAACCAAGCTATAGATGGCACAAACCCTTCAGTCACTGGAACGGAGGGCCCCAGTGTGTCTCCACCAACAATAACTGAGACCATTGACTACAATTCGGGAAGCCTACATATAGATAATACAACCCCTTCAGTCACTGGCACGGAGGGCCCCGGGGTGTCTCCTCCAACAATGACTGAGACCAGTGACTACAATTCGGGAAGCCAAGCTATAGATGGCACAAACCCTTTAGTCACTGGAACGGAGGGCCCCAGTGTGTCTCCACCAACAAAAACTGAGACCATTGACTACAATTCGGGAAGCCTACATATAGATAATACAACCCCTTCAGTCACTGGCACGGAGGGCCCCGGGGTGTCTCCTCCAACATTGACTGAGACCAGTGACTATGATTCGGAACGCCTAGACAAAGATAGTGCAACCCGTTCAGTCactgacactaaaggttccagGATGCTTCCACCAATGATTAAGAACAGGGACCATGTTTTGGGAAGCCTAGATAAAGATAGTGCAACCCGTTCAGTCactgacactaaaggttccagGATGCTTCCACCAATGACTGAGAACAGGGACCATGTTTTGGGAAGCCTAGATAAAGATAGTGCAAACCGTTCAGTCactgacactaaaggttccagGATGCTTCCACCAATGACTGAGAACAGGGACCATGTTTTGGGAAGCCTAGATAAAGATAGTGCAAACCGTTCAGTCactgacactaaaggttccagGATGCTTCCACCAATGACTGAGAACAGGGACCATGTTTTGGGAAGCCTAGATAAAGATAGTGCAAACCGTTCAGTCactgacactaaaggttccagGATGCTTCCACCAATGACTGAGAACAGGGACCATGTTTTGGGAAGCCTAGATAAAGATAGTGCAAACCGTTCAGTCactgacactaaaggttccagGATGCTTCCACCAATGACTGAGAACAGGGACCATGTTTTGGGAAGCCTAGATATACATAGCACAACCCCTTCAGTCACTGCCACCGAGGGCTTCGGGATGTCTTCACCAACGACGAATGAGACCAGTACTTCTAATTCAGGAATCCCAGTTACCAGTCCCAGTATGATCTCCCAAATAATGAGAAATACAAACTTTATACTACTAGTTGGAGTCTGTCTTCTAATATTGATCATCGTCAGTATAATAGGAAGCTTCGTTGG AATTTGGTACTGCTGGGACAGACCAAGAGATATGGAAAGGataaagaagatggaagaaggacTAGCGTTAGCACAAAGACTTGCAGCGTAG